The Peribacillus simplex genome contains a region encoding:
- a CDS encoding S8 family serine peptidase encodes MGKKTFIVFVFLFIFIYQNEKGVASVILPPLPKLSESKEVTVVVTMDKVFQRKKIEKLLEKYPSLQLRNVYSVALNGFSVHGKINEIVQLKKEDEIQAVTEVSVYQAVLDKSVPYIGGGRVRGFFDKENHRITGKGVKVGIIDTGIDYTHPDLQRAYKGGKDLVDGDEDPMETKNQGDLDTLHGTHVAGIIAANGKMKGVAPEAEIYAYRALGPGGAGDTDQVLMAIESAMKDKVDVLNLSLGNNVNGPDLPISLALNKAVESGIVAVTSNGNSGPAVWTVGSPGTAEKAISVGASTPPLRIPYMIYGLGSKKHQSHLTLFQGSKKWNLTFSEDVIYGGLGNEKDLKHVRDKIVLMERGTLTFQQKVSNAEKAGAKGVIVYNNTSGTFTGSLEKEMNIPAASINRRDGLQLKRIVEQGQSKTVQFVYKNEQDKLADFSSRGPVTVSWGIKPDVLAPGVEIESTIPKGYMSLDGTSMSAPHVAGACALILQKHPEWNPEQVKSALMSTSKPLRKSANQLYHTYEQGAGRIQVDEALKADTLLSPSSLSFGMYTKKEGIEEHHETIIIENTGTEMRKYSFMVPLKETGLTWELPKSLTLNPKEKKRIKVGLQVNPAKLKKGVFDGYLIIMEGTKRISLPYLYVKEEPDYPRIMGFDFGQGDQKGTYRYEMYLPRGAEEFGIALYEEDSLKFAGYLDWSRSAPSGLIKKDVLKKNLPPKGLYKAIIFARKGGREDRIEKTLLIE; translated from the coding sequence TTGGGAAAGAAAACGTTCATAGTGTTTGTTTTCCTTTTTATATTTATTTATCAAAATGAAAAGGGAGTGGCATCGGTCATTCTGCCGCCTTTACCAAAACTATCTGAATCTAAGGAAGTAACGGTTGTTGTCACGATGGATAAGGTGTTTCAACGAAAAAAAATCGAAAAACTGCTTGAAAAATATCCATCCCTTCAATTACGAAATGTTTATTCAGTTGCCCTGAATGGATTTTCCGTTCATGGGAAAATAAATGAGATAGTTCAACTTAAAAAGGAGGATGAAATTCAGGCTGTAACGGAAGTATCCGTTTATCAAGCAGTGTTGGATAAAAGTGTCCCATACATAGGAGGAGGCAGGGTCAGGGGTTTCTTTGATAAGGAGAATCACCGGATCACCGGGAAAGGGGTAAAAGTAGGAATCATAGATACTGGCATCGATTATACACATCCAGATTTGCAACGTGCTTATAAAGGAGGGAAGGATCTGGTTGATGGTGATGAAGATCCGATGGAAACCAAAAATCAAGGCGACCTGGATACATTACATGGGACTCATGTGGCAGGCATCATTGCAGCCAATGGAAAAATGAAAGGCGTCGCACCAGAAGCGGAGATATATGCATATCGAGCTTTGGGACCAGGTGGTGCAGGAGATACAGACCAAGTCTTGATGGCTATTGAGTCAGCAATGAAGGATAAGGTGGATGTATTGAACCTCTCTCTTGGCAATAACGTCAATGGCCCTGATTTACCTATCTCCCTTGCATTGAATAAGGCTGTGGAAAGCGGCATCGTTGCCGTGACATCAAACGGGAATTCCGGTCCGGCTGTATGGACCGTAGGCTCACCCGGAACAGCGGAAAAAGCGATTTCCGTTGGGGCATCGACTCCTCCCTTAAGGATTCCGTATATGATTTACGGACTTGGATCGAAAAAGCATCAATCGCATTTAACCTTGTTTCAAGGCTCAAAAAAATGGAACCTGACGTTTTCCGAGGATGTCATATATGGGGGGTTGGGTAATGAAAAGGACCTGAAACATGTTCGGGATAAGATTGTGTTGATGGAACGTGGCACACTTACCTTCCAGCAGAAAGTATCCAATGCAGAGAAGGCAGGTGCAAAGGGGGTAATTGTTTATAATAATACGAGCGGGACCTTTACTGGAAGCTTGGAAAAAGAAATGAACATCCCAGCTGCTTCTATTAATAGAAGAGATGGATTGCAGCTAAAGCGAATCGTGGAGCAAGGGCAGAGCAAAACCGTTCAATTTGTTTATAAGAACGAGCAGGATAAGCTCGCAGATTTTAGCTCCAGGGGACCGGTAACCGTATCATGGGGAATAAAGCCTGACGTATTGGCACCGGGAGTGGAAATTGAAAGTACCATCCCTAAAGGATATATGTCCCTGGATGGAACAAGTATGTCCGCACCGCATGTTGCAGGAGCATGCGCATTAATCCTGCAAAAACACCCCGAATGGAATCCGGAGCAAGTGAAATCTGCATTGATGAGCACTTCCAAACCATTGAGGAAATCTGCAAATCAATTGTATCACACATATGAACAGGGGGCTGGACGCATCCAGGTCGACGAAGCATTAAAAGCGGACACGCTCTTGAGTCCAAGCTCGTTGTCCTTTGGGATGTATACGAAAAAAGAAGGAATTGAAGAGCATCATGAAACAATAATCATAGAAAATACCGGAACGGAAATGAGGAAGTACTCCTTCATGGTCCCATTGAAAGAGACGGGACTTACTTGGGAATTGCCCAAATCCCTTACTCTGAATCCGAAGGAAAAGAAACGGATAAAAGTGGGGCTGCAGGTCAACCCAGCCAAGCTTAAAAAAGGAGTCTTTGATGGATACCTCATTATCATGGAAGGAACCAAAAGAATATCCCTTCCTTATTTATATGTGAAAGAAGAGCCTGATTACCCAAGGATAATGGGATTTGATTTTGGCCAAGGGGACCAGAAAGGAACTTATCGATACGAAATGTACCTTCCGCGCGGGGCTGAAGAATTCGGTATTGCCCTTTATGAGGAAGATAGCTTGAAATTCGCTGGATATTTGGATTGGTCCAGATCGGCACCTTCCGGTTTGATCAAAAAAGATGTATTGAAAAAGAACTTGCCGCCGAAAGGGCTGTATAAAGCGATAATCTTTGCGAGAAAGGGTGGAAGGGAAGATCGGATAGAAAAGACGTTACTTATTGAGTGA
- the upp gene encoding uracil phosphoribosyltransferase, which yields MGKVYVFDHPLIQHKLAYIRDINTGTKEFRELVDEVASLMAFEITRDMPLEEVEIQTPVSTAKVKMLSGKKVGIVPILRAGIGMVDGIIKLIPAAKVGHVGLYRDPETLKPVEYYAKMPSDLAERECIVVDPMLATGGSAIEAIHSIKKRGAVNIKFMCLIAAPEGVEALKEAHPDVDIYIAGLDEKLNEHGYIVPGLGDAGDRLFGTK from the coding sequence ATGGGAAAAGTTTATGTTTTCGATCACCCGTTAATTCAACACAAATTAGCCTATATACGTGATATAAATACAGGAACAAAAGAATTCCGTGAACTAGTGGATGAAGTTGCATCATTGATGGCATTTGAAATCACGAGGGATATGCCGCTGGAAGAGGTGGAAATCCAAACGCCTGTTAGCACAGCGAAAGTGAAAATGCTTTCTGGTAAAAAAGTGGGTATCGTCCCGATTTTACGTGCAGGCATAGGGATGGTGGACGGGATCATTAAGCTGATTCCTGCTGCAAAGGTCGGACATGTTGGACTTTACCGTGATCCTGAGACATTGAAACCGGTTGAGTATTATGCGAAAATGCCTAGCGATTTGGCAGAAAGGGAATGCATTGTCGTTGACCCGATGTTAGCCACTGGCGGATCAGCCATCGAAGCGATCCATTCCATTAAAAAGCGCGGTGCAGTCAATATTAAATTCATGTGTTTGATTGCAGCTCCAGAGGGTGTGGAAGCATTAAAAGAAGCCCATCCTGATGTTGATATTTATATTGCGGGTCTTGACGAAAAACTGAATGAACACGGGTATATCGTTCCAGGTCTTGGAGACGCAGGAGATCGTTTATTCGGCACAAAATAA
- the wecB gene encoding non-hydrolyzing UDP-N-acetylglucosamine 2-epimerase, producing the protein MNKPIKVMTIFGTRPEAVKMAPLVLEFQKHPEYFKPIVAVTAQHRQMLDQVLELFSIQPDYDLDIMKERQTLADITTRALNGLDSVMKEAKPDIVLVHGDTTTTFVASLAAFYNQIVIGHVEAGLRTWNKYSPYPEEMNRQLTGTMADLHFAPTSKAEENLLNENKKDNIFVTGNTATDALKTTVRSTYYHPVLNGLGEDRLILLTAHRRENLGEPMRNIFRAVKKIIAEHDDVQVVYPVHLNPLVQELANEILGGDPRVHLIEPLDVLDFHNFASRAYLILTDSGGIQEEAPSLGVPVLVLRDTTERPEGIAAGTLRLAGTDEQNIYNLAHELLTDQEVHETMSKASNPYGDGNASVRIAEAIRYYFKQADMPPTRFDS; encoded by the coding sequence ATGAATAAACCGATAAAAGTCATGACCATTTTCGGGACGAGACCAGAAGCTGTCAAAATGGCTCCCTTAGTACTCGAATTTCAAAAACACCCAGAATATTTCAAGCCGATCGTTGCTGTTACGGCTCAGCATCGGCAAATGTTAGATCAAGTTCTCGAACTATTTTCCATACAGCCGGACTATGACTTGGACATAATGAAGGAAAGGCAAACGCTTGCTGACATTACAACAAGAGCATTAAATGGCCTTGATTCAGTAATGAAGGAAGCTAAACCTGATATTGTTCTTGTACACGGTGATACAACCACAACGTTCGTCGCAAGTCTGGCAGCTTTTTATAATCAAATTGTCATTGGGCATGTTGAAGCGGGGCTGCGTACATGGAATAAGTATTCCCCTTATCCGGAAGAGATGAATCGGCAGCTTACAGGTACCATGGCAGATTTGCATTTTGCGCCGACTTCGAAAGCGGAGGAGAATCTTCTGAACGAAAACAAGAAGGATAATATCTTCGTGACGGGAAATACGGCAACCGATGCTTTAAAAACTACTGTACGTTCCACGTATTACCATCCGGTTTTAAATGGACTTGGAGAAGACAGGCTCATTTTGCTTACAGCCCATCGCAGGGAAAACCTTGGCGAACCCATGAGGAATATCTTCAGGGCCGTAAAGAAAATCATTGCTGAGCATGATGACGTTCAAGTGGTATATCCTGTCCATTTGAATCCGCTTGTTCAGGAATTGGCAAACGAAATTCTCGGGGGCGATCCGCGGGTTCATTTGATCGAACCGCTGGATGTATTGGATTTCCATAACTTCGCTTCACGAGCCTATCTGATTTTGACTGATTCTGGAGGAATCCAGGAAGAGGCACCTTCACTCGGTGTACCTGTCCTGGTTTTAAGGGATACGACCGAACGTCCTGAGGGGATTGCTGCTGGAACCTTAAGGTTGGCGGGTACTGATGAACAAAACATATATAATTTGGCACATGAATTGCTCACCGATCAAGAGGTGCACGAAACAATGTCCAAAGCTTCAAATCCATATGGGGATGGAAATGCTTCGGTCCGCATCGCTGAAGCCATCCGTTACTATTTTAAGCAAGCAGACATGCCACCAACTAGATTTGACTCATAA
- a CDS encoding manganese efflux pump MntP has translation MNTFAGEIITLLLMAFALGMDAFSVGLGMGMFKLRLRQILFIGLTVGIFHIWMPLLGMGAGRFISEKFGTFATYAGGLLLIILGIQMFIPGKKDGAGARENKMLAPVGKGLFIFALGVSLDSFSVGLTLGIYGAKTILTVLCFGFAATLLTWAGLLLGRKMQGLLGVYSEILGGSILCAFGLKLLLSF, from the coding sequence ATGAATACATTTGCTGGAGAAATCATCACCTTATTGCTGATGGCATTCGCGTTGGGAATGGATGCCTTTTCAGTTGGCCTTGGAATGGGAATGTTTAAGCTAAGGTTGAGGCAAATACTTTTTATAGGGCTGACAGTAGGCATTTTTCATATTTGGATGCCCTTGCTTGGAATGGGGGCGGGCCGATTCATTTCAGAAAAATTCGGGACCTTTGCTACATATGCTGGCGGTCTATTGTTGATCATACTTGGTATACAGATGTTTATCCCTGGTAAAAAGGATGGAGCTGGTGCCAGGGAAAATAAGATGCTGGCTCCTGTCGGGAAAGGTCTATTCATTTTTGCCTTAGGGGTAAGCCTGGATAGTTTCTCGGTAGGATTGACACTGGGAATTTACGGTGCAAAAACGATTTTAACCGTTCTTTGTTTTGGGTTTGCTGCCACTCTATTAACGTGGGCTGGGCTTTTACTGGGCAGAAAAATGCAGGGCTTGCTTGGCGTGTATAGTGAGATTCTCGGCGGAAGCATCCTGTGTGCGTTTGGGTTGAAATTATTACTCTCTTTTTGA
- the glyA gene encoding serine hydroxymethyltransferase: MNRLAKQDEQVFNAIQLELGRQRSKIELIASENFVSEAVMEAQGSVLTNKYAEGYPGKRYYGGCEYVDIVEDLARERAKEIFGGEYVNVQPHSGAQANMAVYFTVLQTGDTVLGMNLSHGGHLTHGSPVNFSGVNYNFVEYGVDEKDHRIDYNDVLEKARQHKPKLIVAGASAYPREIDFKRFREIADEVGAYLMVDMAHIAGLVAAGLHQSPIPYADFVTTTTHKTLRGPRGGMIICKEEFGKKIDKSIFPGIQGGPLMHVISAKAVAFGEALQDEFKVYAQQIIDNAKRLGEGLKKEGFTLVSDGTDNHLILLDVRSTGLTGKIAEHVLDEIGITVNKNAIPYDPEKPFVTSGIRIGTAAVTSRGFGLEDMDEIAAIIGLVLKNNEDAAKLEEAKQRVESLANKFELYPSL; this comes from the coding sequence ATGAATCGTTTAGCAAAGCAAGATGAGCAAGTGTTTAACGCAATTCAACTGGAATTAGGGCGTCAAAGAAGTAAAATTGAGCTTATTGCTTCTGAAAACTTCGTGAGTGAAGCTGTCATGGAAGCACAAGGATCTGTCTTGACTAATAAGTATGCAGAAGGATACCCTGGAAAACGTTACTATGGCGGATGTGAGTATGTAGACATCGTTGAAGATCTAGCGCGTGAGCGTGCGAAAGAAATTTTCGGAGGGGAGTATGTGAACGTACAGCCCCACTCTGGAGCTCAAGCCAACATGGCCGTTTACTTTACTGTTCTTCAAACTGGAGACACAGTGCTTGGGATGAACCTTTCGCATGGAGGTCACTTAACACATGGAAGTCCAGTTAACTTCAGTGGTGTTAACTACAATTTTGTTGAATATGGTGTAGACGAAAAAGATCACCGTATAGATTACAATGATGTATTGGAAAAAGCGCGTCAGCACAAACCGAAATTGATCGTTGCGGGTGCAAGTGCATATCCACGGGAAATTGACTTCAAGCGATTCCGTGAAATTGCAGATGAAGTCGGGGCTTATTTAATGGTCGATATGGCGCATATTGCAGGTTTAGTTGCGGCTGGATTACATCAAAGCCCGATTCCTTATGCTGACTTTGTAACGACAACCACTCATAAAACACTTCGCGGACCACGCGGAGGGATGATCATCTGTAAAGAAGAATTCGGTAAGAAGATCGATAAATCCATCTTCCCTGGAATTCAAGGCGGTCCGTTAATGCATGTTATATCCGCTAAGGCTGTTGCATTCGGCGAAGCGCTTCAAGATGAATTTAAAGTATATGCACAACAAATCATCGATAATGCTAAACGTTTGGGCGAAGGTTTGAAGAAAGAAGGATTCACCCTTGTTTCTGATGGAACGGACAATCACTTGATTCTTCTTGATGTGCGTTCTACTGGATTAACGGGAAAAATCGCAGAACATGTTTTGGATGAAATCGGTATTACCGTGAACAAAAATGCGATTCCTTATGACCCGGAAAAACCATTCGTTACCAGCGGTATACGCATTGGGACTGCGGCGGTGACATCACGTGGCTTCGGATTGGAAGACATGGATGAAATAGCGGCAATCATCGGACTTGTTTTGAAAAATAATGAAGACGCTGCTAAACTTGAAGAAGCAAAACAGCGTGTTGAATCATTAGCGAACAAATTTGAATTATATCCTTCATTGTAA
- a CDS encoding L-threonylcarbamoyladenylate synthase yields the protein MKTKIWSVDKNVDNLQSYPQITQSAELLRANQVVAFPTETVYGLGANAKNDEAVKKVFEAKGRPSDNPLIVHIASDDQLSGIVEEIPEQARKLMAEFWPGPLTLIMKRKPGQLSNLVTAGLDTVAVRMPDHQVALGLIRASDLPIAAPSANTSGKPSPTSAKHVEDDLKGRIAGIVDGGTTGVGVESTVLDCTVEVPVILRPGGVTLEQLEAVIGEVRQDVALKNQEAAPKAPGMKYTHYAPKAPLYLVKGNQTFLQKLVDEKRTDGLKVGIITAYEHQQDYKADYVVVPGSLADLHTVATGLYDALRQFDELEVDVIFSEMFPDHGIGAAVMNRLEKAAGHHIINEHV from the coding sequence ATGAAAACGAAAATTTGGTCAGTGGATAAAAATGTGGATAATTTACAAAGTTATCCCCAGATTACACAATCAGCTGAATTATTAAGGGCAAATCAAGTGGTGGCTTTTCCTACAGAGACCGTTTATGGACTGGGGGCGAATGCCAAAAACGACGAGGCAGTCAAAAAAGTGTTTGAAGCGAAGGGGCGTCCGAGTGATAACCCTTTAATCGTTCACATAGCCTCCGATGACCAGTTGTCAGGTATTGTAGAAGAGATTCCGGAACAGGCCAGGAAGCTAATGGCAGAATTTTGGCCGGGTCCTTTGACTTTGATCATGAAACGAAAACCGGGCCAGCTATCAAACCTTGTGACAGCTGGATTGGACACGGTGGCTGTCAGGATGCCGGATCATCAGGTTGCCCTAGGTCTTATTCGTGCAAGTGATTTGCCCATTGCGGCTCCAAGTGCAAATACTTCTGGGAAACCAAGCCCCACTTCAGCAAAACATGTCGAAGATGACTTGAAGGGCCGGATTGCAGGCATAGTCGATGGCGGGACTACGGGTGTGGGCGTTGAATCCACAGTACTTGATTGCACTGTGGAAGTACCTGTTATTTTAAGACCTGGCGGGGTGACCCTGGAACAGCTGGAAGCGGTAATAGGTGAAGTCAGGCAAGATGTCGCATTGAAGAATCAGGAAGCGGCGCCAAAAGCCCCGGGCATGAAGTATACCCACTATGCTCCGAAGGCCCCTCTATATTTAGTCAAGGGTAATCAAACTTTCCTTCAGAAGCTTGTGGATGAAAAAAGAACGGACGGGTTAAAGGTGGGCATCATAACGGCTTATGAACATCAACAGGATTATAAGGCGGATTATGTGGTTGTCCCAGGTTCATTAGCGGATTTACATACTGTTGCGACAGGCTTATATGATGCTTTAAGACAGTTTGACGAGCTGGAGGTCGATGTCATTTTTAGTGAAATGTTTCCTGACCATGGAATAGGAGCTGCGGTCATGAATCGGCTTGAGAAGGCTGCAGGTCATCATATCATCAACGAACATGTGTAA
- the rpiB gene encoding ribose 5-phosphate isomerase B: MKVAIASDHGGIHIREEIKNLLNELQIPFEDFGCECSTSVDYPDYALPVAEKVARGEFDRGILICGTGIGMSIAANKVKGIRCALVHDVYSAKLTRQHNDTNMLAMGERVIGPGLAREIAQTWLTSEFEGGRHQNRIGKIAEYEGKHS; this comes from the coding sequence ATGAAAGTTGCGATTGCTTCGGATCATGGTGGTATACATATCCGTGAAGAAATAAAGAATTTATTGAATGAGTTACAGATTCCATTTGAGGACTTTGGCTGTGAATGCAGTACGTCGGTGGATTATCCTGATTATGCCTTGCCGGTTGCTGAAAAAGTGGCGCGGGGTGAGTTCGATCGGGGCATTTTAATCTGTGGAACTGGAATTGGAATGAGCATTGCTGCCAATAAAGTCAAAGGAATACGATGTGCATTGGTTCATGATGTCTATAGTGCGAAATTGACTCGCCAGCATAATGATACCAATATGTTAGCGATGGGGGAACGTGTCATTGGCCCGGGTCTGGCCAGGGAAATTGCACAAACATGGCTGACTTCGGAATTTGAAGGCGGGCGTCATCAAAACAGGATCGGTAAGATTGCGGAGTATGAAGGTAAGCATAGCTAA
- a CDS encoding TIGR01440 family protein, giving the protein MTSDVTFSNELEIWENQFRELLHEFQEQTALKEKQLLVIGCSTSEVIGKRIGTEGTLDVAGMIFSVVRDFQGKTGVQVAYQCCEHLNRALVLQRETAVRYDYEEVSVVPVRTAGGSMATFAYQQWKDAVVVEHIKADAGIDIGDTFIGMHLKHVAVPIRSAIKEIGHAHVTMAKTRPKLIGGERAVYQDISDNKSCT; this is encoded by the coding sequence ATGACAAGTGATGTTACATTTTCAAATGAGCTTGAGATTTGGGAAAACCAGTTTCGGGAACTTTTGCATGAGTTTCAAGAACAGACAGCTTTAAAAGAGAAACAGCTACTGGTGATCGGCTGCAGTACAAGTGAAGTGATTGGGAAAAGGATCGGTACTGAAGGGACGCTCGATGTCGCAGGGATGATTTTTTCCGTAGTCAGGGATTTTCAAGGGAAAACGGGTGTTCAAGTTGCATATCAATGTTGTGAGCATCTAAACAGGGCCTTGGTTTTACAAAGGGAAACCGCGGTTCGATATGATTATGAAGAAGTTTCGGTTGTACCTGTAAGAACAGCTGGGGGATCGATGGCGACGTTTGCCTATCAGCAATGGAAAGATGCTGTCGTCGTCGAGCATATTAAAGCGGATGCGGGGATTGACATTGGGGATACCTTCATTGGCATGCATCTGAAGCATGTGGCGGTTCCGATTCGCTCTGCCATTAAAGAAATAGGACATGCACATGTGACCATGGCAAAAACACGTCCGAAATTGATTGGCGGGGAGCGGGCCGTTTATCAGGACATTTCTGATAACAAGAGTTGTACTTAA
- a CDS encoding low molecular weight protein arginine phosphatase has product MIRVLFVCTGNTCRSPMAEAILKNKNIAGVEVKSAGVYASSGQDASMHAKNVLVENDIVHNHHSTPLSKEEMEWATHIFTMTEGHKSVITRAYPQMIDKTFTLKEFIIGDKYDRDIIDPFGGSEGIYRETFRELQELIEELVKMLKK; this is encoded by the coding sequence ATGATCCGAGTATTATTTGTATGTACAGGAAACACATGCAGAAGCCCGATGGCAGAAGCGATATTGAAAAATAAGAATATTGCGGGTGTTGAAGTGAAGTCCGCAGGCGTGTATGCTTCATCAGGTCAGGATGCTTCGATGCATGCTAAAAATGTATTGGTTGAAAATGACATAGTGCATAATCATCATTCAACGCCCTTATCCAAGGAGGAAATGGAATGGGCGACTCATATTTTCACCATGACGGAAGGGCATAAATCGGTCATTACCCGTGCATACCCCCAAATGATCGATAAGACTTTTACTTTAAAAGAATTCATTATTGGGGATAAATATGATAGAGACATAATAGATCCGTTTGGCGGTTCTGAAGGCATTTACCGGGAAACGTTCAGGGAGCTGCAGGAATTAATAGAAGAATTAGTCAAAATGCTTAAAAAATAA